Proteins found in one Candidatus Bathyarchaeota archaeon genomic segment:
- a CDS encoding HK97 gp10 family phage protein has product MRIEATDVLRRLARKSEEYRKALSEELDRVASGIEATAKQLVPIRTGYLWSTIFHRIEGLTARVGAAAHYAAYVEFGTSRMAARPYLRPALEAHRGDLRELPRRAFLKISRSP; this is encoded by the coding sequence GTGAGGATCGAGGCGACGGATGTTCTGCGCCGGTTAGCCCGGAAAAGCGAGGAGTATCGGAAAGCCCTGAGCGAGGAGCTCGACAGGGTGGCCAGCGGCATAGAGGCTACGGCTAAGCAGCTCGTCCCCATCCGGACCGGCTACCTATGGTCCACCATCTTCCATCGGATCGAGGGCTTGACCGCTAGGGTGGGCGCCGCAGCCCATTACGCCGCCTACGTGGAGTTTGGGACCAGCAGGATGGCGGCTAGGCCCTACCTCAGGCCGGCCCTGGAGGCCCACAGGGGGGATTTGAGGGAGCTGCCCCGCAGGGCCTTCCTCAAAATTTCACGCTCACCATGA
- a CDS encoding phage tail tape measure protein — MSFEVGRAVITIEAIDLTRNVIGSLQANLGQLSGLVSQLGGGFKSLGSVIGGFASGGVAGAAIAATSELIQGLQDSVEAAASFEQALNRIAAVTGASTEDIHAFRSAIEQVAPEFGRSLEEVSGALEALAKAGVDIRDSAGAMEALRGVLQMAAIEGANATEMANALAQAMAMFGLSAADSEKAVDALVNASKEGIGTVQDFTVGLGYVGSTAASMGLSIDETLAAVVKLERQLGSAEKAGRYLDAMFRSLIKNGEEAGIQIFDASGQMKSMAEIVQELERWLGQFDTEAERSAAIMEVFDSQGARAVQMLVSMDEAGRRGSEVIADLAAKLGESGSAAEMAAKQMEGYTATQARFNAAMQVLQVQVGEALLPALTDFMQYLLELGEAVGPAFGEIQEALAELGRALGLSSEDLQKLGDIIKNFIVIELKGLAQIIRWVAQGVEGLKAAGAGLYEALSKPFGIAIAIMNAFLQGIQKVAGAWDWLWGKLTGKQPQPQTPQEIFKLEMPELPREVQETGGAMAAATTPIFDYRSSMEQLWQTMDRTKTVHQETNATLEEQAEVLGEVGEVAKGYEQVSNMTVEDLKAMNQEYATLVESRDAVVETITKFNEGFQQVRQNLQGAASAAQQLLTSINALPAEKHVWIYIHQVYGGGGGEATTTTAGAHGAEGYGRPVRREVWQRMQAGGWIPETGLYLLHRGEYVVPAHRAEQPIGTANMNVHNTFYVNASNRFEVDQFLDRFEERMVEAWRRIRQLA, encoded by the coding sequence ATGAGCTTCGAGGTTGGGAGGGCCGTAATAACTATAGAGGCGATAGACCTCACCAGGAACGTCATAGGCAGCCTGCAGGCCAACCTCGGCCAGCTCAGCGGCCTGGTCAGCCAGCTAGGGGGAGGCTTCAAATCCCTAGGGTCCGTGATAGGGGGCTTCGCATCCGGCGGCGTCGCCGGCGCAGCCATAGCCGCCACCAGCGAGCTGATCCAGGGATTACAGGACAGCGTGGAGGCCGCCGCCAGCTTCGAGCAGGCCCTAAACAGGATAGCCGCTGTAACCGGGGCCTCCACGGAGGATATCCATGCTTTCCGGTCGGCGATAGAGCAGGTGGCCCCTGAGTTCGGCCGCAGCCTCGAGGAGGTCTCCGGGGCTTTGGAGGCCCTAGCCAAGGCCGGCGTCGACATCAGGGATAGCGCCGGGGCGATGGAGGCCCTACGCGGCGTATTGCAGATGGCCGCCATAGAAGGGGCGAATGCTACGGAGATGGCCAACGCTTTGGCCCAGGCCATGGCCATGTTCGGGTTATCGGCGGCTGACTCCGAGAAGGCCGTGGACGCCCTGGTCAACGCCTCGAAGGAGGGCATCGGAACCGTCCAGGACTTCACCGTAGGGCTTGGCTATGTGGGCTCCACGGCCGCCAGCATGGGCTTGAGCATCGATGAGACCTTGGCTGCCGTGGTGAAGCTCGAGAGGCAACTAGGATCCGCAGAGAAGGCGGGCCGCTACCTAGACGCCATGTTCCGCAGCCTGATTAAAAATGGTGAGGAGGCGGGCATCCAAATCTTCGACGCCAGCGGCCAGATGAAGTCGATGGCGGAGATAGTCCAGGAGTTGGAGCGTTGGCTCGGCCAGTTCGACACGGAGGCGGAGAGGTCCGCTGCGATAATGGAGGTCTTCGATTCGCAGGGCGCCAGGGCCGTCCAGATGCTCGTATCCATGGATGAGGCGGGGCGGAGGGGCAGCGAGGTGATCGCCGACCTGGCGGCTAAGCTGGGGGAGAGCGGCTCCGCTGCGGAGATGGCCGCCAAGCAGATGGAGGGCTACACCGCGACCCAGGCGAGGTTCAACGCGGCCATGCAGGTTTTGCAGGTTCAGGTCGGCGAGGCTTTACTGCCGGCCCTGACCGATTTCATGCAGTATCTGCTCGAGCTAGGGGAGGCTGTAGGGCCGGCTTTCGGGGAGATCCAGGAGGCCCTAGCCGAGCTGGGGCGGGCCCTAGGGTTGTCCAGCGAGGACCTCCAGAAGCTCGGCGACATAATCAAAAACTTCATAGTCATCGAGTTGAAGGGCTTGGCGCAGATAATCCGATGGGTCGCCCAGGGCGTGGAGGGCCTCAAAGCCGCCGGCGCTGGCCTATACGAGGCCTTATCCAAGCCTTTCGGCATCGCCATCGCCATCATGAACGCCTTCCTGCAGGGCATCCAGAAGGTCGCCGGGGCCTGGGATTGGCTCTGGGGCAAGCTCACCGGGAAGCAGCCGCAGCCCCAGACGCCTCAGGAGATTTTCAAGTTGGAGATGCCTGAGCTGCCTAGGGAGGTCCAGGAGACGGGCGGGGCCATGGCCGCCGCGACCACGCCCATATTCGACTACCGGAGCAGCATGGAACAATTATGGCAGACGATGGACCGGACGAAAACCGTCCACCAGGAGACCAACGCAACCCTGGAGGAGCAGGCAGAGGTCCTGGGCGAGGTGGGGGAAGTGGCGAAGGGCTACGAGCAGGTCTCCAACATGACCGTGGAGGACTTGAAGGCGATGAACCAGGAGTACGCCACCCTAGTCGAGAGCAGGGACGCCGTGGTGGAGACGATAACGAAGTTCAACGAGGGCTTCCAGCAGGTCCGGCAGAACCTGCAGGGGGCGGCCAGCGCAGCCCAGCAGCTCCTCACGAGCATAAACGCCCTGCCAGCGGAGAAGCACGTCTGGATATACATCCACCAGGTCTATGGTGGAGGAGGAGGGGAGGCCACGACGACTACGGCTGGAGCCCATGGGGCGGAGGGCTACGGCCGACCTGTCAGGAGGGAGGTTTGGCAGAGGATGCAGGCGGGAGGCTGGATCCCGGAGACCGGCCTCTACCTATTGCATAGGGGCGAATACGTGGTCCCTGCGCATAGGGCCGAGCAGCCGATCGGCACAGCCAACATGAACGTCCACAACACGTTTTATGTGAATGCCAGCAACAGGTTTGAGGTGGACCAGTTCCTCGACCGGTTCGAGGAGCGGATGGTCGAGGCGTGGAGGAGGATCCGGCAGCTGGCCTAA